CATTCACGGAGGCACGCAGGCATGGCGGAGACCTACCGCGTCGGCATCGTCGGGTTCGCACACATGCACGTCACGTGGCTGATCGACCAGTTCGACGCGCTCCCGAACGTCGAATGGGTCGCGTGCGCGGACACTGTGCCGTCAACGGCGACGCTGTCGGACGCACCGATGACCCGCATCGCGAACCTGCGGTACGCGCAGGGGAAGGCGGGCATCGAGAAGGTCTACGAGGACTACGAGGAGATGCTCGACGAGGAGGAGTTCGACATCGTCATCGCCTGCCCGGAGAACGCGCGACACGGTCAGGTGACCGAAGCCATCGCCGCAGCCGGAGCGCACGTTCTGGTCGAGAAACCGCCCGCCGCGTCTTACGCCGAAGCGCTCCACATGGCACGCGTCGCCCGCCGCGAGGAGGTCGTCCTCTGCATCAACTGGCCCTCGACGTGGGGCGCGTCTCTGCGGCTC
The sequence above is drawn from the Candidatus Poribacteria bacterium genome and encodes:
- a CDS encoding Gfo/Idh/MocA family oxidoreductase, yielding MRPALPRQRRRMQFHSRRHAGMAETYRVGIVGFAHMHVTWLIDQFDALPNVEWVACADTVPSTATLSDAPMTRIANLRYAQGKAGIEKVYEDYEEMLDEEEFDIVIACPENARHGQVTEAIAAAGAHVLVEKPPAASYAEALHMARVARREEVVLCINWPSTWGASLRLAKRMVEAGEIGDVFQYKRRSGSMGPLASLSDDEKGAEWWHSAADGGGALLDYCCYGASISRWVIGEPPQAVTGLAANFRS